From a single Fusarium fujikuroi IMI 58289 draft genome, chromosome FFUJ_chr03 genomic region:
- a CDS encoding probable cytochrome-c oxidase chain VI precursor has translation MSAFIRVARSVRAAPIRPAVQPLVARSAVAHFTTSIPRRSEHAEETFEEFSARFEKEFDGVQDVFELQRNLNNAFAYDLVPAPSVIAAALKAARRVNDFGTAVRIFEGIKTKVENKGQYEQYLEELKPLREELGVLLKEELYPEEK, from the exons ATGTCCGCCTTCATTCGTGTCGCCCGTAGCGTTCGCGCTGCTCCCATTCGACCTGCTGTCCAACCCCTGGTTGCCCGCTCGGCCGTTGCCCACTTCACCACCTCGATTCCCCGACGAAGCGAGCACGCCGAGGAGACCTTTGAGGAGTTCTCTGCCAG GTTCGAGAAGGAGTTTGATGGTGTTCAAGACGTTTTCGAGCTTCAG CGTAACCTCAACAACGCCTTCGCTTACGATCTCGTCCCTGCCCCCTCGGTGATTGCAGCCGCCCTTAAAGCCGCACGAAGGGTCAACGACTTCGGCACTGCCGTCCGCATCTTCGAAG gtatcaagaccaaggttgagaacaAGGGCCAGTACGAGCAGTACCTTGAGGAACTCAAGCCCCTTCGGGAAGAGCTTGGTGTGTTGCTCAAGGAGGAGCTGTACCCTGAGGAAAAGTAG